From a region of the Corallococcus coralloides DSM 2259 genome:
- a CDS encoding acyl-CoA dehydrogenase — MSVPRPNPLLSDRDVDFQLYEALDTTALCALPAFQEHSRDTFALLLDSTRRFAREVLAPTYRPMDAAPPVFEHGRVRVHPAMRSLYAGMVDLGLLTATRPPDVGGQQLPLTVHAVASAYLMAANLSAYGYLGLTIGAAHLLEVFGTPFLRDTFMARLYRGEWTGTMALTEPQAGSSLADVKTRATPAPDGSYRLQGSKIFISGGDQDFTDNVVHLTLARIEGAEGGTRGVSLFAVPAKRPQGDTFVPNDVQVAGVIHKIGWRGLPSLVLNFGEANDCHGWLVGQPGRGLACMFQMMNEARIMVGLNGVSTAAVAYQESLAYARERPQGRPAGIRDTTRAQSPIIEHADVRRMLLRQKAIVEGGLALLLTTSTQADLAHHAPDEATRKRAQLLLDLLTPIAKTFPAEKGFESNALALQIHGGYGYSSEYLPEAWLRDQKLNSIHEGTTGIQGLDLLGRKAVAEGGAALQALDEEVRATTARARAAGVEPAWSDALEDALQQAASLTLELGARGMAGEVDVMLRHSTDFLELFSVVAVAWRWLAQGAAAKEGLSRAPSPEDTAFYEGKLAAAQYWFAVEVPRVPLLAHLCRTGEDSYARMRPDWF; from the coding sequence ATGAGCGTGCCCCGCCCCAACCCCCTGCTGTCGGACCGCGACGTGGACTTCCAGCTCTACGAAGCGCTGGACACCACCGCCCTCTGCGCGCTGCCCGCCTTCCAGGAGCACTCGCGCGACACCTTCGCGCTCCTCCTGGACAGCACCCGCCGCTTCGCCCGCGAGGTGCTCGCCCCCACCTACCGGCCCATGGACGCCGCCCCGCCCGTCTTCGAACACGGCCGCGTGCGCGTCCATCCGGCCATGCGCTCGCTCTACGCGGGCATGGTCGACCTGGGCCTGCTCACCGCCACCCGCCCCCCCGACGTCGGCGGACAGCAGCTCCCGCTCACCGTGCACGCCGTGGCCAGCGCCTACCTCATGGCCGCCAACCTGAGCGCCTATGGATACCTGGGCCTCACGATTGGCGCCGCGCACCTCCTGGAGGTTTTCGGCACGCCCTTCCTGCGCGACACCTTCATGGCCCGGCTGTACCGCGGCGAGTGGACCGGCACCATGGCCCTCACCGAGCCCCAGGCCGGCAGCAGCCTCGCGGACGTGAAGACGCGCGCCACGCCCGCGCCAGACGGCTCCTACCGCCTCCAGGGCTCGAAAATCTTCATCAGCGGCGGCGACCAGGACTTCACCGACAACGTCGTGCACCTCACCCTCGCCCGCATCGAGGGCGCGGAGGGTGGCACGCGCGGCGTGTCCCTCTTCGCCGTGCCCGCGAAGAGGCCCCAGGGGGACACCTTCGTCCCCAACGACGTCCAGGTGGCCGGCGTCATCCACAAGATTGGCTGGCGCGGCCTGCCCAGCCTCGTCCTCAACTTCGGCGAAGCCAATGACTGTCACGGCTGGCTCGTGGGCCAGCCCGGACGCGGGCTCGCGTGCATGTTCCAGATGATGAACGAGGCGCGCATCATGGTGGGCCTCAACGGCGTGTCCACCGCCGCCGTCGCCTACCAGGAGTCGCTCGCCTACGCGCGTGAGCGTCCCCAGGGCCGCCCCGCCGGCATCCGCGACACCACGCGCGCCCAGTCCCCCATCATCGAGCACGCGGACGTGCGGCGCATGCTGCTGCGCCAGAAGGCCATCGTGGAGGGCGGCCTCGCGCTGCTGCTCACCACCTCCACGCAGGCGGACCTCGCGCACCACGCCCCGGACGAAGCCACGCGCAAGCGCGCACAGCTGCTCCTGGACCTGCTCACGCCCATCGCCAAGACGTTCCCCGCGGAGAAGGGCTTCGAATCCAACGCGCTCGCGCTCCAGATTCACGGCGGCTACGGCTACTCCAGCGAGTACCTCCCGGAAGCATGGCTGCGCGACCAGAAGCTCAACAGCATCCACGAGGGCACCACCGGCATCCAGGGCCTGGACCTGCTCGGGCGCAAGGCGGTGGCCGAGGGCGGCGCCGCGCTCCAGGCGCTCGACGAGGAGGTGCGGGCCACCACCGCCCGGGCCCGCGCCGCGGGCGTGGAGCCCGCCTGGAGCGATGCATTGGAAGACGCGCTCCAGCAGGCCGCATCCCTCACGCTGGAGCTGGGTGCGCGAGGCATGGCGGGCGAAGTGGACGTGATGCTCCGCCACAGCACGGACTTCCTGGAGCTCTTCAGCGTGGTGGCCGTGGCGTGGCGCTGGCTCGCGCAAGGCGCCGCCGCGAAGGAAGGACTCTCGCGCGCGCCCTCACCGGAGGACACCGCCTTCTACGAGGGCAAGCTCGCCGCCGCGCAGTACTGGTTCGCGGTGGAGGTGCCGCGAGTGCCGCTGCTCGCCCACCTGTGCCGCACGGGCGAGGACTCCTACGCGCGCATGCGTCCGGACTGGTTCTGA